A DNA window from Stutzerimonas stutzeri contains the following coding sequences:
- a CDS encoding EamA family transporter: protein MSPRDLLLALVVIIVWGMNFVVIMVGLHDVPPMLLGALRFMLAAVPAVFFIKRPQVPLRWMLAYGLTISLGQFAFLFTAMKHGMPAGLASLVLQSQAFFTLFFAAMFLGERIRPANLLGLVIAACGLALIGAQSGLGMTLSGFVLTICAASMWALGNIVTRKVGKVNLVGLVVWGSLVPPLPFLALSLWLEGPHVIETALRGIGWQTILVLVYLAFGATILGYGLWSRLLSRYPASQVAPFSLLVPVVGLSSASVLLGERLGSLQLGGALLVMLGLAVNVCGSWVVGRLRLVRA from the coding sequence ATGTCGCCTCGGGATCTGTTGCTCGCGCTGGTCGTCATCATTGTCTGGGGCATGAACTTCGTGGTGATCATGGTCGGCCTGCACGATGTGCCGCCGATGCTGCTCGGGGCGCTGCGTTTCATGCTGGCAGCCGTGCCTGCGGTGTTCTTCATCAAGCGGCCGCAGGTGCCGTTGCGCTGGATGCTGGCCTATGGGCTGACCATTTCGCTCGGGCAATTCGCTTTTCTGTTCACTGCCATGAAGCACGGCATGCCGGCGGGGCTGGCTTCGCTGGTGCTGCAGTCGCAGGCGTTTTTCACCTTGTTCTTCGCGGCAATGTTTCTCGGCGAGCGGATACGCCCAGCCAATCTGCTGGGCCTGGTCATAGCGGCCTGTGGCCTGGCGCTGATCGGTGCGCAGAGCGGGTTGGGCATGACCCTGAGCGGGTTCGTGCTGACCATCTGTGCAGCGTCCATGTGGGCGCTGGGCAATATCGTCACGCGCAAGGTCGGCAAGGTGAATCTGGTCGGCCTGGTGGTTTGGGGCAGTCTGGTGCCGCCATTGCCGTTTCTGGCGCTGTCGCTATGGCTGGAAGGGCCGCACGTGATCGAGACGGCATTGCGGGGCATTGGTTGGCAAACGATTCTGGTGCTCGTCTACCTGGCCTTTGGTGCGACGATTCTCGGTTACGGGCTATGGAGTCGCCTGCTCTCGCGGTATCCGGCGAGTCAGGTGGCGCCGTTCTCGCTGCTGGTGCCGGTGGTCGGCCTGAGCTCGGCCAGCGTGCTATTGGGGGAGCGTTTGGGATCGCTGCAGCTGGGAGGGGCGTTGCTGGTGATGCTCGGGCTGGCGGTGAACGTCTGCGGTAGCTGGGTCGTCGGTCGCTTGCGTCTGGTCAGAGCCTGA
- a CDS encoding MOSC domain-containing protein produces the protein MDKHASAGPLWLGMAGLQGDRVADQRFHGGPERTLCHYPTQHYVYWAQRFAQLRTRLGLGAFGENLGSEQLDEAQVCIGDRLRWGGALIEVSQPRSPCIRLDSRHGVRGLARELSASGRIGWLYRTIEEGHVRPGDALQLLERPHPGVSVTHLWRCFLDPGLADETLLQLAELPRLATHYRAIFRQRYDARRGHRDQRDLFD, from the coding sequence ATGGACAAGCATGCGTCCGCAGGTCCGCTCTGGCTGGGCATGGCCGGCTTGCAGGGCGACCGGGTTGCGGACCAGCGCTTTCACGGTGGCCCCGAGCGCACGCTCTGCCATTACCCGACGCAGCATTACGTCTACTGGGCGCAGCGCTTTGCGCAGCTGCGTACGCGGCTTGGCCTCGGTGCCTTCGGCGAGAACCTGGGTAGCGAACAGCTGGATGAGGCTCAGGTGTGCATCGGTGACCGGCTGCGCTGGGGCGGCGCGCTAATAGAGGTCAGCCAGCCACGCTCGCCCTGCATCAGACTGGACAGCCGCCACGGCGTCCGTGGCCTGGCACGCGAGCTGTCAGCAAGCGGCCGCATCGGCTGGCTCTACCGGACCATCGAGGAAGGCCACGTGCGGCCGGGCGATGCGCTGCAACTGCTCGAGCGCCCGCACCCTGGCGTCAGCGTTACGCATCTCTGGCGCTGCTTTCTCGATCCAGGTCTGGCCGACGAAACACTGCTGCAACTGGCCGAGCTGCCACGTCTTGCCACGCATTATCGGGCGATCTTCCGCCAACGCTACGACGCCCGTCGCGGTCACCGGGACCAGCGCGACCTGTTCGACTGA